In Drosophila yakuba strain Tai18E2 chromosome X, Prin_Dyak_Tai18E2_2.1, whole genome shotgun sequence, a single genomic region encodes these proteins:
- the LOC6525594 gene encoding glutathione hydrolase 1 proenzyme isoform X1: MHSTACGVGASATNLSTLQSSITIPAGSAGTGTGTGTGAGASAAADATKMVHHSNEDAMNKIPLKSAGGLDSDEEKNGGELMQDTAAAEEARREQMRVKVLAWMKKLTIVLICFIGIALISYVIISLCFSDWPKSTPNRNNTTTTTTTTTTTATPRTTSTEATITTIAPSGLATTISTSTTTIAAATTISATQQPPPTTTTTTRTTTTTTSRTDSNPSPTPKTFHSTDDEQQQEPETEPKTNNIGNLTNPTPTPADQPNVAAITAATTAAPPTWLADQIRIDTSEEYNSVLGVYQHGAVSSDNIECSKIGSGILQKNGSAVDAAIAALLCNGLLTLQSMGIGGGHLMNIYNRKERIATAIDAREVAPYEVTEDMFDQQPEKSMKGPLSIAVPGEVMGYHVAHQKFGQLPWSELVAPSLELCEKGYHVSQHMERSLGLALPNIKKHEQYQIYLNAQTGKPHAAGTVVKPPKNLCKTYKLLAENGPMDMYNGTIAKLLVQDLQDIGSIIVADDLESYEADVINSITMDLGDDTLYVVPPVSSGSVVAHILAILQGYNFTAHDLSTDELKARTMHRFVEAMKFAFAQRPELGDMHFIDARELVSRLNSPDFGDQNRAKINDSHVLPDAQAYGANFAAIADPDGTSNLVVLAPNGDAVSVTSSINFYFGSGLIGPRTGIVLNSGMNDFAVANNDFKLPPSQANKIEAHKRAMSSQSPILLADKEGNLKMAIGAAGGSKIIPAVVEVLANVLWFGDDLRQAIDAPRFYHQLMPDVLEYEENGYPEALLQLLTKRGHKLKSTPKKTSSVVTAISRNATAIYANADYRKRGGVAGF, from the exons ATGCATTCCACGGCATGCGGCGTAGGTGCGTCGGCCACAAATCTCTCAACACTGCAATC CTCCATCACAATCCCAGCGGGTTCGGCGGGAActggaacaggaacaggaacaggagccggagcaagtgcagcagcgGATGCCACCAAGATGGTGCACCACAGCAACGAGGATGCCATGAACAAGATACCCCTGAAGTCCGCCGGCGGTTTGGACTCCGATGAGGAGAAGAATGGCGGCGAACTCATGCAGGACACTGCCGCCGCCGAGGAGGCGCGTCGCGAACAGAT GCGCGTGAAGGTTTTGGCCTGGATGAAGAAGCTAACCATCGTGCTGATCTGCTTCATCGGCATTGCCCTGATCAGCTACGTGATCATCAGCCTGTGTTTCAGTG aCTGGCCTAAATCGACGCCAAATAGAAACaacacaacaaccacaacaacaacaacaacaacgacagcaaCACCAAGAACAACAAGCACAGAGGCAACCATAACAACAATTGCACCATCAGGATTAGCAACCACAATAAGCAccagcacaacaacaatagcagcagcaacaacaataagtgcaacacaacaaccaccaccaacaacaacaacaacaacaagaacaacaacaacaaccactagCAGAACAGATAGCAATCCCAGCCCCACACCTAAAACATTTCATTCAACAGATGATGAGCAGCAACAggaaccggaaacggaacCGAAAACGAACAACATTGGCAACCTCACGAACCCAACGCCCACTCCAGCGGACCAGCCCAATGTGGCCGCCATCACGGCGGCAACCACGGCGGCACCACCCACCTGGCTGGCGGATCAGATCAGGATCGATACCAGCGAGGAGTACAACTCGGTGCTGGGCGTCTACCAACATGGAGCCGTGAGTTCCGATAACATCGAGTGCAGCAAGATCGGCAG CGGCATCCTGCAGAAGAATGGCAGCGCTGTGGACGCAGCGATCGCCGCCCTCCTCTGCAACGGACTGCTGACGCTGCAGAGCATGGGCATCGGTGGTGGCCACCTGATGAACATCTACAACCGGAAGGAGCGCATTGCCACCGCCATCGATGCCCGCGAGGTGGCGCCCTACGAGGTCACCGAGGACATGTTCGACCAGCAGCCGGAAAAGTCCATGAAGGGACCGCTGAGCATCGCTGTGCCCGGCGAGGTGATGGGCTACCACGTGGCGCATCAGAAGTTCGGACAGCTGCCGTGGTCGGAACTGGTGGCTCCATCGCTGGAGCTCTGCGAGAAGGGATACCATGTGTCGCAGCACATGGAACGCTCGCTGGGTCTCGCCTTGCCGAACATCAAGAAGCACGAGCAGTACCA AATCTATCTGAATGCGCAAACAGGCAAGCCCCATGCCGCCGGAACGGTAGTGAAGCCACCGAAAAATCTTTGCAAGACCTACAAGCTGCTGGCGGAGAATGGACCCATGGACATGTACAATGGAACGATAGCCAAGCTGCTGGTGCAGGATCTACAGGACATCGGCAGCATTATTGTGGCCGATGATCTGGAGTCGTACGAGGCCGATGTAATCAACTCGATTACCATGGACTTGGGTGACGACACCCTGTATGTGGTGCCACCGGTCAGTTCCGGTTCGGTGGTGGCCCACATCCTGGCCATCCTGCAGGGCTACAACTTCACGGCACACGATCTGTCCACGGATGAGCTGAAGGCACGTACCATGCATCGCTTTGTTGAGGCCATGAAGTTCGCCTTTGCCCAGCGTCCGGAGTTGGGCGATATGCATTTCATTGATGCACGCGAGCTGGTTAGCCGCCTGAATAGTCCGGACTTTGGCGATCAGAACCGGGCCAAGATCAATGATTCCCACGTGCTGCCCGATGCGCAGGCGTATGGAGCCAACTTTGCCGCCATTGCGGATCCGGATGGCACATCGAATCTGGTTGTTCTGGCGCCCAACGGAGATGCCGTCTCAGTGACCAGTTCCATCAATTTCTA tTTTGGCTCCGGATTAATTGGACCACGTACGGGCATTGTGCTGAACAGCGGAATGAACGACTTTGCGGTGGCGAACAACGATTTCAAGTTGCCCCCATCGCAGGCGAACAAAATCGAGGCCCACAAGCGTGCAATGTCCTCGCAATCGCCGATCCTTCTCGCCGACAAGGAAGGCAACCTGAAAATGGCCATTGGAGCAGCCGGTGGCAGCAAGATCATACCCGCCGTGGTCGAGGTGCTCGCCAATGTGCTGTGGTTCGGCGATGATCTGCGCCAGGCGATTGATGCACCGCGCTTCTACCACCAACTGATGCCCGATGTCCTGGAGTACGAGGAGAATGGCTATCCGGAAGCCCTGCTCCAGTTGCTGACCAAACGGGGACACAAGTTGAAGTCCACTCCCAAGAAAACGTCATCCGTGGTCACGGCCATTTCGAGAAATGCCACTGCCATCTATGCGAATGCCGACTATCGCAAACGCGGCGGAGTTGCAGGTTTCTAG
- the LOC6525594 gene encoding glutathione hydrolase 1 proenzyme isoform X2: protein MVHHSNEDAMNKIPLKSAGGLDSDEEKNGGELMQDTAAAEEARREQMRVKVLAWMKKLTIVLICFIGIALISYVIISLCFSDWPKSTPNRNNTTTTTTTTTTTATPRTTSTEATITTIAPSGLATTISTSTTTIAAATTISATQQPPPTTTTTTRTTTTTTSRTDSNPSPTPKTFHSTDDEQQQEPETEPKTNNIGNLTNPTPTPADQPNVAAITAATTAAPPTWLADQIRIDTSEEYNSVLGVYQHGAVSSDNIECSKIGSGILQKNGSAVDAAIAALLCNGLLTLQSMGIGGGHLMNIYNRKERIATAIDAREVAPYEVTEDMFDQQPEKSMKGPLSIAVPGEVMGYHVAHQKFGQLPWSELVAPSLELCEKGYHVSQHMERSLGLALPNIKKHEQYQIYLNAQTGKPHAAGTVVKPPKNLCKTYKLLAENGPMDMYNGTIAKLLVQDLQDIGSIIVADDLESYEADVINSITMDLGDDTLYVVPPVSSGSVVAHILAILQGYNFTAHDLSTDELKARTMHRFVEAMKFAFAQRPELGDMHFIDARELVSRLNSPDFGDQNRAKINDSHVLPDAQAYGANFAAIADPDGTSNLVVLAPNGDAVSVTSSINFYFGSGLIGPRTGIVLNSGMNDFAVANNDFKLPPSQANKIEAHKRAMSSQSPILLADKEGNLKMAIGAAGGSKIIPAVVEVLANVLWFGDDLRQAIDAPRFYHQLMPDVLEYEENGYPEALLQLLTKRGHKLKSTPKKTSSVVTAISRNATAIYANADYRKRGGVAGF, encoded by the exons ATGGTGCACCACAGCAACGAGGATGCCATGAACAAGATACCCCTGAAGTCCGCCGGCGGTTTGGACTCCGATGAGGAGAAGAATGGCGGCGAACTCATGCAGGACACTGCCGCCGCCGAGGAGGCGCGTCGCGAACAGAT GCGCGTGAAGGTTTTGGCCTGGATGAAGAAGCTAACCATCGTGCTGATCTGCTTCATCGGCATTGCCCTGATCAGCTACGTGATCATCAGCCTGTGTTTCAGTG aCTGGCCTAAATCGACGCCAAATAGAAACaacacaacaaccacaacaacaacaacaacaacgacagcaaCACCAAGAACAACAAGCACAGAGGCAACCATAACAACAATTGCACCATCAGGATTAGCAACCACAATAAGCAccagcacaacaacaatagcagcagcaacaacaataagtgcaacacaacaaccaccaccaacaacaacaacaacaacaagaacaacaacaacaaccactagCAGAACAGATAGCAATCCCAGCCCCACACCTAAAACATTTCATTCAACAGATGATGAGCAGCAACAggaaccggaaacggaacCGAAAACGAACAACATTGGCAACCTCACGAACCCAACGCCCACTCCAGCGGACCAGCCCAATGTGGCCGCCATCACGGCGGCAACCACGGCGGCACCACCCACCTGGCTGGCGGATCAGATCAGGATCGATACCAGCGAGGAGTACAACTCGGTGCTGGGCGTCTACCAACATGGAGCCGTGAGTTCCGATAACATCGAGTGCAGCAAGATCGGCAG CGGCATCCTGCAGAAGAATGGCAGCGCTGTGGACGCAGCGATCGCCGCCCTCCTCTGCAACGGACTGCTGACGCTGCAGAGCATGGGCATCGGTGGTGGCCACCTGATGAACATCTACAACCGGAAGGAGCGCATTGCCACCGCCATCGATGCCCGCGAGGTGGCGCCCTACGAGGTCACCGAGGACATGTTCGACCAGCAGCCGGAAAAGTCCATGAAGGGACCGCTGAGCATCGCTGTGCCCGGCGAGGTGATGGGCTACCACGTGGCGCATCAGAAGTTCGGACAGCTGCCGTGGTCGGAACTGGTGGCTCCATCGCTGGAGCTCTGCGAGAAGGGATACCATGTGTCGCAGCACATGGAACGCTCGCTGGGTCTCGCCTTGCCGAACATCAAGAAGCACGAGCAGTACCA AATCTATCTGAATGCGCAAACAGGCAAGCCCCATGCCGCCGGAACGGTAGTGAAGCCACCGAAAAATCTTTGCAAGACCTACAAGCTGCTGGCGGAGAATGGACCCATGGACATGTACAATGGAACGATAGCCAAGCTGCTGGTGCAGGATCTACAGGACATCGGCAGCATTATTGTGGCCGATGATCTGGAGTCGTACGAGGCCGATGTAATCAACTCGATTACCATGGACTTGGGTGACGACACCCTGTATGTGGTGCCACCGGTCAGTTCCGGTTCGGTGGTGGCCCACATCCTGGCCATCCTGCAGGGCTACAACTTCACGGCACACGATCTGTCCACGGATGAGCTGAAGGCACGTACCATGCATCGCTTTGTTGAGGCCATGAAGTTCGCCTTTGCCCAGCGTCCGGAGTTGGGCGATATGCATTTCATTGATGCACGCGAGCTGGTTAGCCGCCTGAATAGTCCGGACTTTGGCGATCAGAACCGGGCCAAGATCAATGATTCCCACGTGCTGCCCGATGCGCAGGCGTATGGAGCCAACTTTGCCGCCATTGCGGATCCGGATGGCACATCGAATCTGGTTGTTCTGGCGCCCAACGGAGATGCCGTCTCAGTGACCAGTTCCATCAATTTCTA tTTTGGCTCCGGATTAATTGGACCACGTACGGGCATTGTGCTGAACAGCGGAATGAACGACTTTGCGGTGGCGAACAACGATTTCAAGTTGCCCCCATCGCAGGCGAACAAAATCGAGGCCCACAAGCGTGCAATGTCCTCGCAATCGCCGATCCTTCTCGCCGACAAGGAAGGCAACCTGAAAATGGCCATTGGAGCAGCCGGTGGCAGCAAGATCATACCCGCCGTGGTCGAGGTGCTCGCCAATGTGCTGTGGTTCGGCGATGATCTGCGCCAGGCGATTGATGCACCGCGCTTCTACCACCAACTGATGCCCGATGTCCTGGAGTACGAGGAGAATGGCTATCCGGAAGCCCTGCTCCAGTTGCTGACCAAACGGGGACACAAGTTGAAGTCCACTCCCAAGAAAACGTCATCCGTGGTCACGGCCATTTCGAGAAATGCCACTGCCATCTATGCGAATGCCGACTATCGCAAACGCGGCGGAGTTGCAGGTTTCTAG
- the LOC6525595 gene encoding uncharacterized protein LOC6525595 isoform X1, whose protein sequence is MRAVYDLLLSNAFDPRMVLQNHNTVVARSTLTPNSSSQNFGSHPLGGSANGSGSGRTPLNAGPSTQRPILDLLVAMVAVPVLILCALQLEKNLRDNSVESRWLVFALGIGMLVISVIICGYVTHRMGVCIWAGPIDEAGNRATNGAMPHINSQNDVLRIVDSLPPSYDSVVKYELPPPAYDCLVIDMEQSKDLQPPQTTAKPGAGGSTSPPGATLHI, encoded by the exons ATGCGCGCCGTATACGACTTGTTGCTGAGCAACGCCTTTGATCCCAG AATGGTGCTCCAGAACCACAACACGGTGGTGGCCCGTTCCACCTTGACGccgaacagcagcagccagaaCTTTGGCTCCCATCCGCTGGGTGGATCGGCCAACGGTTCCGGATCCGGACGTACTCCTCTGAACGCCGGACCCAGCACCCAGCGTCCCATATTGGATCTGCTGGTGGCCATGGTGGCCGTGCCGGTGCTGATCCTCTGCGCCCTGCAGCTGGAGAAGAATCTGCGGGACAACAGCGTGGAGTCCCGCTGGCTGGTCTTCGCCCTGGGCATTGGGATGCTGGTGATCAGCGTGATCATCTGCGGCTATGTCACGCACCGCATGGGCGTCTGCATTTGGGCGGGACCCATCGATGAGGCGGGAAACCGGGCCACCAATGGAGCCATGCCACAT ATCAACTCCCAGAACGATGTGCTGCGCATAGTGGACTCACTGCCGCCAAGTTACGATAGTGTGGTGAAGTACGAGCTGCCGCCTCCGGCCTACGATTGCCTGGTCATCGACATGGAACAGTCGAAGGATCTGCAGCCGCCACAGACCACCGCCAAGCCAGGAGCTGGCGGATCCACCTCCCCGCCCGGTGCCACCCTGCACATCTGA
- the LOC6525595 gene encoding uncharacterized protein LOC6525595 isoform X2, producing the protein MVLQNHNTVVARSTLTPNSSSQNFGSHPLGGSANGSGSGRTPLNAGPSTQRPILDLLVAMVAVPVLILCALQLEKNLRDNSVESRWLVFALGIGMLVISVIICGYVTHRMGVCIWAGPIDEAGNRATNGAMPHINSQNDVLRIVDSLPPSYDSVVKYELPPPAYDCLVIDMEQSKDLQPPQTTAKPGAGGSTSPPGATLHI; encoded by the exons ATGGTGCTCCAGAACCACAACACGGTGGTGGCCCGTTCCACCTTGACGccgaacagcagcagccagaaCTTTGGCTCCCATCCGCTGGGTGGATCGGCCAACGGTTCCGGATCCGGACGTACTCCTCTGAACGCCGGACCCAGCACCCAGCGTCCCATATTGGATCTGCTGGTGGCCATGGTGGCCGTGCCGGTGCTGATCCTCTGCGCCCTGCAGCTGGAGAAGAATCTGCGGGACAACAGCGTGGAGTCCCGCTGGCTGGTCTTCGCCCTGGGCATTGGGATGCTGGTGATCAGCGTGATCATCTGCGGCTATGTCACGCACCGCATGGGCGTCTGCATTTGGGCGGGACCCATCGATGAGGCGGGAAACCGGGCCACCAATGGAGCCATGCCACAT ATCAACTCCCAGAACGATGTGCTGCGCATAGTGGACTCACTGCCGCCAAGTTACGATAGTGTGGTGAAGTACGAGCTGCCGCCTCCGGCCTACGATTGCCTGGTCATCGACATGGAACAGTCGAAGGATCTGCAGCCGCCACAGACCACCGCCAAGCCAGGAGCTGGCGGATCCACCTCCCCGCCCGGTGCCACCCTGCACATCTGA
- the LOC120322398 gene encoding uncharacterized protein LOC120322398 — translation MVHRRWIFCESGEDPNFRKEHYEYTQSQHR, via the coding sequence ATGGTGCACAGGCGCTGGATTTTCTGTGAGAGCGGCGAGGATCCAAACTTCAGGAAGGAGCACTACGAGTACACCCAAAGCCAGCACCGATAA
- the LOC6525596 gene encoding regulator of G-protein signaling 7 has product MVTMNSEADKTQATNASSTAAPAKTDCSSSNSSDPLAVAIPEPQSANATTTATATASTNTTVVVGGGGAEGAAAAGVVVSGTGTPSPTPLPNGSNNGSGSAASPAATGTGATVGTTSASQPATTPTTAPTSTSTPTVAGAKTAAATTTSPSSATTSSTAAAGSKQSGTSGGLLTVSGNHHHHHHAHPQQSAAGQSAAQPPQPPTASALAVPSASHHQRGGKNEDAPNILVYKKMEAIIEKMQAESTGVAVRTVKAFMSKVPSVFTGADLVAWILKNFDVEDVTEALHFAHLLSSHGYIFPIDDHALTVKNDGTFYRFQTPYFWPSNCWEPENTDYAVYLCKRTMQNKTRLELADYEAENLAKLQKMFSRKWEFIFMQAESQSKVAKKRDKLERKVLDSQERAFWDVHRPMPGCVNTTEIDIKKAYRRGGSSHGTGSAGASLAKNPVEQLTRIIALRKQKLERRTIKVSKAAEALVAYYDQYNEFDYFITSPELPNPWQTDSTEMWDTEKNSKEVPVRRVKRWAFSLRELLNDAIGREQFTKFLEKEYSGENLKFWESVQEMKALPQSEIKEAIQKIWQEFLAPEAPCPVNVDSKSVELAREAVNSPSGPNRWCFDVAASHVYHLMKSDSYSRYLRSDMYKDYLNCSRKKIKSIPNLFGVKR; this is encoded by the exons ATGGTAACGATGAACTCGGAGGCGGACAAAACACAAGCCACCAATGCCAGCAGCACCGCGGCGCCGGCCAAAACGGACtgctccagcagcaacagcagcgatCCGCTGGCGGTGGCCATTCCGGAGCCACAGTCCGCCaacgccaccaccaccgccactgccactgctaGCACCAACACCACCGTCGTTgtcggaggaggaggagctgaaggagctgcagcagcaggagtaGTAGTGTCCGGCACAGGCACTCCATCGCCAACACCACTGCCCAATGGCAGTAACAATGGCAGTGGCTCAGCGGCctcaccagcagcaacaggaacaGGAGCCACAGTAGGCACAACATCGGCATCCCAGCCAGCAACCACACCAACCACtgcacccacatccacatccacacccaccGTTGCAGGTGCCAAGACGGCAGCCGCCACCACCACATCCCCCTCCTCGGCCACAACCTCGTCGACGGCGGCGGCGGGCAGCAAGCAGAGCGGCACCAGCGGCGGTCTGCTGACCGTCAGCGGGaaccaccatcaccaccaccacgcccacccacAGCAGTCGGCGGCGGGACAGTCGGCCGCCCAGCCGCCACAGCCGCCCACCGCATCCGCCCTAGCGGTTCCATCGGCGTCGCATCATCAGCGCGGCGGGAAGAACGAGGACGCACCCAATATCCTAGTGTACAAAAAG ATGGAGGCCATCATCGAGAAGATGCAGGCGGAGTCGACGGGCGTGGCCGTGCGCACGGTGAAGGCGTTCATGAGCAAGGTGCCATCGGTGTTCACGGGTGCGGATCTGGTGGCCTGGATCCTCAAGAACTTCGACGTGGAGGACGTGACGGAGGCGTTGCATTTTGCCCACCTGCTCAGCTCACATGGCTACATATTTCCCATCGACGATCACGCGCTGACCGTCAAAAATGACGGCACCTTCTACAG ATTCCAGACGCCCTACTTTTGGCCCTCGAATTGCTGGGAGCCCGAGAATACGGACTATGCCGTCTACCTTTGCAAGCGCACCATGCAGAATAAGACGCGACTCGAGTTGGCCGACTACGAGGCCGAGAATCTGGCCAAGCTGCAGAAGATGTTCTCCAGGAAGTGGGAGTTTATATTCATGCAG GCTGAATCGCAGAGCAAAGTGGCCAAGAAGCGGGACAAGCTGGAGCGGAAGGTGCTGGACTCGCAGGAGCGGGCCTTCTGGGATGTCCATCGGCCGATGCCCGGCTGCGTCAACACCACCGAGATCGACATAAAGAAGGCCTATCGACGCGGTGGTTCCAGCCATGGAACCGGATCCGCCGGCGCCTCCCTGGCCAAGAATCCCGTCGAGCAGCTGACGCGGATCATTGCGCTGCGCAAACAGAAACTCGAGCGTCGCACAATCAAAGTGTCAAAGGCGGCCGAGGC TTTGGTTGCCTACTACGATCAGTACAATGAGTTTGATTACTTTATAACCTCGCCCGAGCTGCCGAATCCCTGGCAAACCGACAGCACCGAGATGTGGGATACGGAGAAGAATAG CAAAGAAGTTCCTGTGCGGCGCGTGAAGCGCTGGGCATTCAGTTTGCGCGAATTACTGAACGATGCCATCGGACGCGAGCAGTTCACCAAGTTCTTGGAGAAGGAGTACAGCGGCGAGAATCTCAA ATTCTGGGAATCGGTGCAGGAGATGAAGGCGCTGCCGCAATCGGAGATCAAGGAGGCGATCCAGAAGATCTGGCAGGAGTTCCTGGCCCCAGAGGCCCCATGTCCGGTCAACGTGGACTCCAAGTCGGTGGAGCTGGCCCGCGAGGCGGTCAACTCGCCGAGTGGACCGAACAGGTGGTGCTTCGACGTGGCCGCCTCGCATGTGTATCACCTGATGAAGAGCGACTCGTACTCCAGGTATCTGAGATCGGACATGTACAAGGATTACTTGAACTGCTCGCGCAAGAAGATCAAGTCCATACCAAATCTGTTCGGGGTGAAACGTTGA